The Vulpes lagopus strain Blue_001 chromosome 14, ASM1834538v1, whole genome shotgun sequence genome window below encodes:
- the LOC121475324 gene encoding LOW QUALITY PROTEIN: 60S acidic ribosomal protein P0-like (The sequence of the model RefSeq protein was modified relative to this genomic sequence to represent the inferred CDS: deleted 1 base in 1 codon) produces the protein MPREDRATWKSNYFLKIIQLLDDYPKCFIVGVDNVGSKQIQQICMSLCGKAVVLMGKNTMMRKATRRHLENNPALEKLLPHIRGNVGFVFTKEDLNEIRDLVLANKVPAAAHAGAIAPCEVTVPALNTGLGPEKTFFFQALGITTKISRGTIEILSYVQLIKTGDKKKKKETGDKVGASQATLLNMLNISPFSFGLIIQQVFDNGSIYNPEVLDITEDTLHSHFLEGVCNIASVCLQIGYPTVASVPHSIIKGYKWVLALSVETDYTLPLAEKVKAFLADPSAFVAAAPVAAATTAAPAAAAAPAKVEAKEESEESDKDMGFGLFNHQKATNSAKFICETRK, from the exons ATGCCCAGGGAAGACAGGGCGACCTGGAAATCCAACTACTTCCTTAAGATCATCCAACTTTTGGATGATTATCCAAAATGCTTCATTGTGGGAGTAGACAATGTGGGTTCAAAGCAGATACAGCAGATCTGCATGTCCCTCTGCGGGAAGGCTGTTGTGCTGATGGGCAAGAACACCATGATGCGCAAGGCCACCCGAAGGCATCTGGAGAACAACCCAGCCCTGGAGAAACTGTTGCCTCATATCCGGGGGAATGTGGGCTTTGTATTCACCAAGGAGGACCTCAATGAGATCAGGGACTTGGTGCTGGCCAATAAGGTTCCTGCTGCTGCCCATGCTGGTGCCATAGCTCCATGTGAAGTCACTGTGCCAGCCCTGAACACAGGTCTGGGGCCTGAGAAGACCTTTTTCTTCCAGGCTTTAGGCATTACCACTAAGATCTCTAGGGGCACCATTGAAATCCTGAGCTATGTGCAACTGATTAAGactggagacaaaaaaaaaaaaaaa gagaccggAGACAAAGTGGGAGCCAGCCAAGCCACACTGCTGAACATGCTGAACATCTCCCCCTTCTCCTTTGGGCTGATCATCCAGCAGGTGTTTGATAATGGCAGCATCTACAACCCTGAAGTGCTTGACATCACAGAAGATACTCTGCATTCTCACTTCCTGGAGGGTGTCTGCAACATTGCCAGCGTATGTCTGCAGATAGGTTACCCGACTGTTGCATCAGTGCCCCATTCTATCATCAAGGGATACAAGTGGGTCCTGGCTTTGTCTGTGGAAACTGATTACACCTTACCACTTGCTGAAAAGGTCAAGGCCTTCTTGGCTGATCCATCTGCATTTGTGGCTGCTGCTCCTGTGGCTGCTGCCACCACTGCTGCACCTGCTGCTGCCGCAGCCCCAGCCAAGGTTGAAGCAAAGGAAGAGTCGGAGGAATCGGACAAGGATATGGGATTTGGTCTCTTTAATCACCAAAAAGCAACCAATTCAGCCAAGTTTATTTGtgaaacaaggaaataa